The proteins below are encoded in one region of Casimicrobium huifangae:
- the rplS gene encoding 50S ribosomal protein L19, translating into MSKTARGGATKSLIATLEQEEIARLNKTVPTFAPGDTVIVNVNVVEGERKRVQAYEGVVIAKRNKGLNSSFIVRKISNGEGVERTFQLYSPLIASIELKRRGAVRRAKLYYLRDRSGKSARIREKLETNKPAAA; encoded by the coding sequence ATGTCAAAAACCGCACGTGGCGGCGCCACCAAGTCCCTGATCGCAACGCTCGAACAGGAAGAAATCGCCCGCCTGAACAAGACCGTTCCCACCTTCGCCCCCGGCGATACCGTCATCGTCAACGTCAACGTCGTTGAAGGCGAGCGCAAGCGCGTTCAGGCTTACGAAGGCGTGGTGATCGCCAAGCGCAACAAGGGCCTCAACAGCTCGTTCATCGTGCGCAAGATTTCCAACGGTGAAGGCGTCGAGCGTACGTTCCAGCTGTACTCACCGCTGATCGCGTCGATCGAACTCAAGCGCCGTGGTGCTGTGCGCCGCGCCAAGCTCTACTACCTGCGTGATCGTTCGGGCAAATCGGCTCGTATCCGCGAAAAGCTCGAGACCAACAAGCCGGCTGCCGCGTAA
- a CDS encoding RDD family protein, translated as MRNSIYDALEISASSSVAAIQAAVRTVVRRFWAVPRDASGDSEEAVRFAALAASILGNPVRRKDYDVALNPGVGSGPWRLPIGNREASAGEGSTNSRVLGEGAEVSQLSVDAAPPKALPGVDALAEPLPDGKAWQSPLIWGGFAIAFLLLWFGCSQLLGELARWNLMHSVAVAGALAGLLFAAALWLGRAREPAAAVASLSRLAIIKWRREGSIFIGLPPPQHDTAWIFKLRLMELTRSAAGFVTATNPWRRLVARLVDYSLVALATYGLIALADAFVPASGLWFAALRSPLLFPAIVVLLTIPFEAITLRTLHTTPGKWLLSMVVVLAASRPADQAMPGDAQLAWGRSLRVAWSGAALGVWPVALVRLAANLRAARDRETEWDASGDSIVMARSLTVVAVATALSLLVAAALIVLGAWYRDAVTFGPQLLTTTTHVGSDIARLIGTDHKPSSVNPPAAVPSTSPAVGSEIRQPEPSSPAPVVAPRPEVVAPAPRPAPAAPVMAAKPAPNSVAESEMEKQANAAHARRVRIDGYARQAEAARRSGNYAGLQSACQQWTQEQPGSPEAWRCYGLAQQQNGAGRDALPALRQALKLEPKDSQVEAAILRILRP; from the coding sequence ATGCGCAACAGCATTTACGACGCGCTTGAGATCAGTGCATCGAGTTCTGTCGCAGCAATTCAGGCGGCAGTGCGTACCGTTGTCCGGCGGTTCTGGGCGGTGCCGCGCGACGCATCGGGCGACTCGGAAGAAGCCGTCCGCTTCGCCGCGCTGGCGGCATCCATCCTCGGCAATCCGGTTCGGCGCAAGGACTACGATGTCGCACTCAATCCCGGTGTCGGCAGTGGTCCCTGGCGTCTGCCGATTGGCAACCGGGAGGCGTCGGCAGGCGAGGGCAGCACCAACTCCCGTGTGCTGGGCGAGGGCGCCGAGGTTTCGCAACTTTCGGTCGATGCCGCTCCTCCCAAGGCGCTACCCGGTGTTGACGCCCTCGCGGAGCCGCTGCCGGATGGCAAAGCATGGCAGTCCCCGCTGATTTGGGGTGGCTTCGCGATTGCCTTTCTGCTGCTGTGGTTTGGCTGCTCCCAGTTGCTGGGTGAGCTGGCCCGCTGGAACCTGATGCACTCGGTGGCGGTCGCGGGTGCGTTGGCAGGCCTGCTGTTTGCGGCGGCGCTCTGGTTGGGGCGTGCCCGGGAACCGGCCGCTGCGGTGGCCAGCTTGTCGCGGCTGGCAATCATCAAATGGCGGCGCGAAGGCTCAATCTTCATTGGCTTGCCACCACCGCAGCACGACACGGCGTGGATTTTCAAACTGCGTCTGATGGAACTCACGCGCAGTGCAGCCGGCTTCGTCACCGCCACCAATCCGTGGCGACGACTGGTAGCCCGTCTGGTGGACTACTCGCTGGTTGCGCTCGCAACCTATGGTCTGATTGCGCTGGCCGACGCTTTCGTTCCCGCCTCCGGCCTCTGGTTTGCGGCATTACGTTCGCCCCTGCTGTTCCCGGCCATCGTCGTTCTGCTGACTATCCCGTTTGAAGCCATCACCTTGCGCACGCTGCACACGACCCCTGGCAAATGGTTGCTGAGCATGGTCGTTGTGCTCGCGGCCAGCCGGCCTGCCGATCAGGCGATGCCGGGCGATGCCCAATTGGCGTGGGGGCGGTCGCTGCGCGTTGCGTGGTCCGGCGCAGCCCTGGGCGTGTGGCCGGTGGCACTGGTTCGCCTCGCGGCCAATCTGCGGGCGGCCCGGGACCGGGAAACTGAATGGGATGCGAGTGGTGATTCCATCGTGATGGCACGATCACTCACGGTTGTTGCAGTAGCGACCGCGCTGAGCCTGCTGGTCGCCGCCGCTCTGATCGTGCTCGGGGCGTGGTATCGCGATGCGGTTACCTTCGGGCCACAGTTGTTGACGACCACGACGCATGTGGGCAGTGACATCGCCCGGCTGATCGGTACCGACCACAAGCCGTCATCGGTGAATCCGCCCGCAGCGGTGCCCAGCACGTCGCCGGCAGTCGGCAGTGAAATCCGTCAGCCTGAACCGTCGAGCCCGGCGCCGGTGGTGGCACCCCGGCCCGAGGTGGTGGCGCCAGCGCCGCGTCCTGCACCCGCCGCGCCCGTGATGGCGGCAAAGCCGGCACCGAACTCAGTGGCCGAGTCCGAGATGGAGAAGCAGGCCAATGCAGCGCATGCCCGACGCGTCCGCATCGATGGCTACGCCAGACAGGCCGAAGCGGCGCGCCGTTCCGGCAATTACGCCGGTTTGCAATCAGCCTGCCAGCAGTGGACACAGGAACAGCCGGGAAGCCCGGAAGCCTGGCGTTGCTACGGTTTGGCGCAACAGCAGAATGGCGCCGGTCGCGATGCCTTGCCGGCGTTGCGTCAGGCCCTGAAACTGGAGCCCAAAGACTCACAGGTCGAAGCCGCGATCTTGCGCATCCTTCGTCCGTAG